In the Sediminibacter sp. Hel_I_10 genome, one interval contains:
- a CDS encoding electron transfer flavoprotein subunit alpha/FixB family protein, translating to MSVLVYTESEKGKFKKTAFEVASYAKAVADQMGTTVTAVAVNADDTSELGNYGVDKVLNVNSGDLEKFNANNYANVLKQAAEKESSKVVILSSSADSKYLAPMLAVNLHAGYASNVVDAPSSTSPFTVKRTAFTNKAFNMTTIDTEIKIVGVSKNAFGLKEKTADAAAEDFSPSIPESGVHVESVDKATDKVTIADAEIVVSAGRGLKGPENWGMIEELAGVLGAATACSKPVSDLGWRPHGEHVGQTGKPVASNLYIAIGISGAIQHLAGINASKVKVVINTDPEAPFFKAADYGVVGDAFEVVPALIEKLKAFKAQNA from the coding sequence ATGTCAGTTTTAGTATATACAGAATCAGAAAAAGGCAAATTTAAAAAAACAGCATTTGAGGTAGCTTCATACGCAAAGGCTGTAGCCGATCAAATGGGGACTACAGTTACTGCTGTTGCGGTCAATGCAGACGACACTTCCGAATTAGGTAATTATGGAGTTGATAAAGTTCTAAATGTCAATTCTGGCGATTTAGAAAAATTCAACGCTAATAATTATGCCAATGTGCTTAAGCAAGCTGCAGAAAAAGAAAGTTCAAAAGTAGTGATCTTAAGTTCTAGTGCCGATAGTAAGTATTTAGCACCCATGCTAGCGGTTAATTTGCACGCAGGTTATGCATCTAATGTTGTAGATGCACCTTCTAGCACCTCACCGTTTACAGTAAAAAGAACAGCATTTACAAATAAGGCCTTTAATATGACCACTATTGATACCGAAATAAAAATAGTAGGTGTTTCTAAAAATGCCTTCGGATTAAAAGAAAAAACGGCAGATGCTGCTGCTGAAGATTTTTCGCCTTCTATTCCAGAATCTGGAGTACATGTAGAAAGTGTTGACAAAGCTACCGACAAAGTGACTATAGCCGATGCTGAAATCGTAGTCTCTGCAGGACGCGGTTTAAAAGGTCCTGAAAACTGGGGAATGATTGAAGAATTAGCAGGAGTTCTTGGAGCTGCAACTGCGTGCTCTAAGCCTGTTTCTGATTTAGGGTGGAGACCTCACGGAGAACACGTAGGACAAACAGGAAAACCTGTAGCATCCAATCTATATATTGCCATAGGGATTTCTGGAGCCATTCAACATTTAGCAGGAATCAACGCCTCTAAAGTAAAAGTAGTCATCAATACAGATCCAGAAGCACCCTTCTTTAAGGCTGCTGATTATGGTGTAGTTGGAGATGCTTTTGAAGTGGTACCAGCACTAATTGAAAAATTAAAAGCTTTTAAGGCGCAAAACGCCTAA
- a CDS encoding pyruvate dehydrogenase complex E1 component subunit beta: protein MKTIQFREAICEAMSEEMRRDESVYLMGEEVAEYNGAYKASKGMLDEFGAKRVIDTPIAELGFAGIAIGSTMTGNRPIVEYMTFNFSLVGIDQIINNAAKIRQMSGGQFKCPIVFRGPTASAGQLAATHSQAFESWFANTPGLKVVVPSNPYDAKGLLKSAIRDDDPVIFMESEQMYGDKGEVPEGEYTIPLGVAEIVREGTDVTIVSFGKIIKEAYKAADELEKEGISCEIIDLRTVRPMDREAILKSVKKTNRLVVLEEAWPFGNISTDITYMVQSEIFDYLDAPVVKINTADTPAPYSPVLLEEWLPNKDEVIKAVKKVLYK, encoded by the coding sequence ATGAAGACGATTCAATTTAGAGAAGCTATTTGTGAAGCCATGAGTGAAGAGATGCGCCGCGATGAGAGCGTATATTTGATGGGTGAGGAAGTAGCAGAATATAACGGAGCCTATAAGGCTTCCAAAGGCATGTTGGACGAGTTTGGCGCTAAACGCGTTATTGATACGCCTATTGCCGAACTTGGTTTTGCCGGGATCGCTATAGGTTCAACCATGACGGGAAACCGACCTATTGTAGAATACATGACGTTCAACTTTTCTTTAGTTGGGATAGATCAAATTATAAATAACGCTGCTAAAATTCGCCAAATGTCTGGCGGACAGTTTAAATGTCCTATCGTTTTTCGTGGACCAACAGCTTCAGCAGGTCAATTGGCTGCAACGCACTCACAAGCTTTTGAGAGTTGGTTTGCAAATACGCCAGGATTAAAAGTTGTAGTGCCTTCAAACCCTTACGATGCTAAGGGACTTTTAAAATCTGCCATTAGAGATGATGATCCTGTGATTTTTATGGAAAGTGAGCAGATGTATGGAGATAAAGGAGAAGTGCCAGAAGGAGAGTACACAATTCCTTTGGGTGTTGCAGAGATTGTAAGAGAGGGTACAGATGTTACTATCGTGTCTTTTGGAAAAATCATTAAGGAAGCTTACAAAGCTGCCGATGAATTGGAAAAAGAAGGAATCTCTTGTGAAATCATAGATCTTAGAACGGTTCGCCCTATGGATCGCGAAGCCATTTTAAAATCTGTTAAAAAAACAAATCGTTTGGTAGTTCTTGAAGAGGCTTGGCCCTTTGGAAATATCTCTACGGATATCACCTATATGGTACAATCTGAAATATTTGATTATTTAGATGCGCCTGTTGTAAAAATAAATACTGCTGATACGCCAGCACCGTACTCGCCTGTATTGTTAGAAGAGTGGTTGCCAAATAAAGATGAAGTCATCAAGGCAGTCAAAAAAGTACTCTACAAATAA
- a CDS encoding electron transfer flavoprotein subunit beta/FixA family protein — MKILVCISHVPDTTSKINFTDDNTKFDTNGVQFVINPNDEFGLTRAMWFKEKQGASVDVVNVGGAETEPTLRKALAIGADAAIRVNTEAKDGFQVAKELAKVVKDGGYDLVIAGRESIDYNGGMVPGMLAALIDANFVTNCISLEVDGSDAKAVREIDGGKESVSTSLPLVIGGQKGLVEESDLRIPNMRGIMMARKKPLNVVEPSSAETETASVKFEKPAPRGEVTLVDADNLDELVNLLHNEAKVI; from the coding sequence ATGAAAATATTAGTATGTATTAGTCACGTTCCTGATACGACTTCAAAAATCAATTTTACCGATGATAATACAAAGTTTGACACCAACGGTGTTCAATTTGTAATCAACCCTAATGATGAGTTTGGGTTAACACGTGCCATGTGGTTCAAAGAAAAACAAGGCGCTAGTGTTGATGTGGTAAATGTTGGTGGTGCAGAAACAGAACCCACCTTACGTAAAGCATTAGCAATTGGTGCAGATGCTGCCATACGTGTTAATACTGAGGCCAAAGATGGTTTCCAAGTTGCAAAAGAATTAGCCAAGGTTGTAAAAGATGGTGGTTATGATTTAGTGATTGCAGGAAGAGAATCTATTGATTATAATGGCGGAATGGTTCCTGGAATGTTAGCTGCCTTAATTGACGCTAATTTTGTGACCAACTGTATCAGTTTAGAAGTCGATGGTAGCGATGCTAAAGCCGTTAGAGAAATTGATGGTGGTAAAGAGTCTGTTTCTACAAGCTTACCATTGGTTATTGGTGGACAAAAAGGATTGGTTGAAGAAAGTGATCTTCGTATTCCAAATATGCGAGGCATCATGATGGCCCGTAAAAAACCTTTAAATGTTGTTGAGCCTTCAAGTGCTGAGACTGAAACAGCCTCTGTTAAATTTGAGAAACCCGCTCCAAGAGGAGAGGTTACTCTTGTAGACGCAGACAATCTCGACGAGTTGGTCAACTTACTTCACAACGAAGCGAAAGTTATATAA
- a CDS encoding T9SS type A sorting domain-containing protein codes for MQKIYAFLIGFCILFFSGYSQENPLCPVLKIFVTISNADNVPTVTSNDDGTVTLIHPEQYITDIFANHIIYDFYQTYPGESFETQFTLGVKSKDLIVDLVNSVPSDIMSFSDGYLNLNQLPISSSIGAEIITFLDNKQFEILSVMNDYDGSDCPGNCPFINTPDDFDLEIAFNYDEDNDILYAQSTDITPCGNSFSLAFKGGNPIDDFPDLDTTLQTWESTPGQTTSSSYDLPCHNIELTLFNIFGLGCSEYNYGNIRVLIDNENNVITFGRPNAIFGYDAVRFSEANLSTKTAPFTKMYPYLKDGSTFLELSNYENHSVAVKILNLSGQIVVAEKQFEPHSIDVSALSNGLYLIKVRCRQSAKSV; via the coding sequence ATGCAGAAAATCTATGCTTTTTTGATTGGTTTTTGTATCCTCTTTTTTTCAGGATATAGTCAAGAAAACCCACTGTGCCCTGTTCTCAAAATTTTTGTGACCATTTCAAACGCCGATAATGTACCGACGGTAACCTCTAATGATGACGGCACAGTTACATTAATCCATCCTGAGCAGTACATCACGGATATTTTTGCAAATCATATTATTTATGATTTTTATCAAACCTATCCAGGCGAAAGTTTTGAAACACAATTTACGCTCGGGGTGAAATCTAAAGATCTCATCGTGGATCTTGTTAATAGCGTCCCTAGCGATATCATGTCCTTTAGCGATGGGTATTTAAACCTTAACCAACTCCCAATATCGAGTAGTATTGGTGCAGAAATCATAACCTTTCTGGACAATAAGCAGTTTGAAATATTGAGTGTCATGAATGATTATGACGGTTCTGATTGCCCTGGCAATTGTCCTTTTATTAATACTCCTGATGATTTTGACTTAGAAATAGCTTTTAATTATGATGAAGACAACGACATTCTATATGCCCAAAGCACAGATATAACGCCATGTGGAAATAGTTTTTCATTGGCATTTAAAGGTGGAAATCCTATAGACGATTTCCCTGACTTGGATACCACCTTACAAACTTGGGAATCTACACCTGGGCAAACCACATCAAGCAGTTATGATTTGCCTTGTCATAATATTGAACTAACGCTTTTTAACATCTTCGGACTCGGCTGCTCAGAATACAACTACGGAAACATTAGAGTGTTAATAGATAACGAGAATAATGTGATCACGTTTGGCAGACCCAATGCTATTTTTGGTTACGATGCCGTCCGGTTTTCTGAAGCTAATCTTTCTACCAAAACAGCTCCTTTTACTAAAATGTATCCCTATCTTAAAGACGGTAGCACTTTCTTAGAACTTTCAAATTATGAAAATCATTCCGTAGCTGTTAAAATTCTGAATCTATCAGGTCAGATTGTGGTCGCTGAAAAGCAGTTTGAACCGCATTCAATTGACGTTTCTGCTTTGTCTAACGGACTATATCTCATTAAAGTTAGATGTAGACAATCAGCAAAAAGTGTTTAA
- a CDS encoding bifunctional nuclease family protein, producing the protein MSLVRLNIKGISYSQTQNGAYALILNEVDGDRKLPIVIGAFEAQSIAIALEKEIRPPRPLTHDLFKNFSDRFDIVVKQVIIHKLVDGVFYSSLICERDKIEEIIDARTSDAIALALRFKAPIFTYKNILDKAGIYLKVNPKKEQEDEDSILVDELVVEEIETGSQENYKDKSLQDLNALLDEAVANEDYEKAAKIRDEISKR; encoded by the coding sequence ATGAGCTTAGTTAGACTAAACATAAAAGGCATTTCGTATAGCCAAACTCAAAATGGCGCTTATGCCTTAATTTTAAATGAAGTAGATGGTGACCGTAAACTTCCTATAGTTATCGGTGCCTTCGAAGCTCAATCTATAGCCATTGCTCTTGAGAAGGAAATTAGGCCTCCTAGACCTTTAACTCACGATCTTTTTAAAAATTTCTCAGACCGTTTTGATATTGTAGTCAAACAAGTCATCATTCATAAATTGGTAGATGGTGTGTTTTATTCAAGTCTTATTTGTGAGCGCGATAAAATTGAAGAAATTATCGATGCCAGAACTAGCGATGCCATTGCACTAGCATTACGTTTTAAGGCTCCTATTTTTACGTATAAAAATATTCTTGATAAAGCCGGGATTTATTTAAAAGTGAATCCTAAAAAAGAACAAGAGGACGAAGATTCGATTCTTGTGGATGAATTGGTGGTTGAAGAAATTGAAACCGGAAGCCAAGAAAATTACAAGGACAAATCACTTCAAGATTTGAATGCATTGTTGGACGAAGCTGTTGCCAATGAGGACTACGAAAAGGCCGCCAAAATAAGAGACGAAATCTCCAAACGCTA